Genomic DNA from Brenneria izadpanahii:
CGCCGGATTGCGGTTGGCCCAGGCCGACTGATAGCTGTTTTCCGAGGCTTCCTCGATATGGGCGATATCGCGCAGGCGCAGCGCCGCGCCGTTTTGATAGGCCAGAATCAGATTGCCGTACTCTTCGGCGGTACGCAGTTGGTCGTTGGCGTCGATGGTGACCGAATGATACTTGCCGTCGAAGCCGCCCTTCGAACCATTAACATTGCTGTTGCTAATCAACGTATTGACGTCTTCCAGCGTCAATCCCCGCGCCGCCAGCGCTTTGGGATCCGCCTGTACGCGGATCGCCGGCTGATGACCGCCCGCCAGCGTGACCATGCCTACGCCGGAAATCTGCGACAGCTTGAGCGCGATGCGCGTGTTCACCAGATCCTGCACTTTGATCAGCGGCAGCGTATCCGAACTGGCGGCAAGGGTGATCACCGCGCTATCCGCCGGATTGACCTTTTTATAGGTCGGCGGATTGGGTAAATCGGAGGGCAACAGACTGTCGGCGGCATTGATCGCCGCCTGCACTTCCTGCTCCGCGACGTCCAACGACAGATCGAGCGAAAACTTTAGGGTAATCAACGAAGAACCGCTGCTGCTGTTGGAGGTCATCTGGCTCAGTCCCGCCATTTGCCCAAGCTGGCGCTCCAGCGGCCCGGTCACGGATGACGCCATCACATCCGGGCTGGCGCCCGGATAAAGCGTCGTCACCTGAATAGTGGGGTAATCAACCTGCGGCAGCGCGGAGGTCGAAAGCGTGCGATAAGCAAAAATCCCGGAAATCAACACGCCCACCATCAGCAAGATGGTGGCGACCGGACGCTCAATAAATATTCGTGACGGATTCATTGAGCCTTGGCGCTCCCACTGGCCGCGCCGGTTTGCTCTTGCTCCGCTGTCACTACGCTGACTTTACTGCCGTTGGCCAGGCGATCGACGCCTTCCGTCACCACCCGATCCCCCGGCGCCACGCCGGAAATAATCGCCCGTTGGTCTTCACCGAAACTCGGCCCGGTTTCCACCACTTTGCGCGTCACGGTATTGTCCTGGTTGATCACGAAGACAAAGCTGCCGTCGCTGCTAAGCTGCAGCGCCTGGGAAGGTATCACCGTCGCCTGCGATAGCAGACCGATTTGCAGCCGCACGTTGACGAATTGGTTGGCATACAGCGCCTCATCCTCATTATCGAACAGGGCTTTTAACTGCACGGTGCCGGTGCTGGTGTCGATGCTGTTGCTGATGAATTGCGCTTTGCCTTCCGCCAGAATCGTTTTGTTATCCTGATCAAAAGCGCTTACCGGCATACTCTGCCCGTTATGCAGCGCCTTCAACAATACCGGAATGTTGCTTTGCGGCACGCTGAAAGTCACCGCCGCGGGTTGAGTTTGCGTAATGGTGACGATGCCGGTGGTATCGCTGCTGGTTACCATATTGCCCGCATCCACCAGGCGCAGACCGACGCGGCCGCTAATCGGCGCCGTGATGCGCGCGTATTCGAGATTCAGCTTCGCGGCGGCGATTTGCGCCTCATCGGCTTTGATCGCCCCGCTGTACTGCCCGACGGTGGCGATCTGCGTATCCAGATCCTGGCGGGAAAGCGAATCCTGGGCGAAGAGTTTTTTATAGCGTTCCAGAGTTAGCTGCGCGCTTTTCAGCAGCGCCTGATTTTCACTCAGTTCAGCCTGATACTGCGCCAGCGTCGCCTGGTAGCTGCGCGGGTCGATCTGCGCCAGCAGTTGGCCGGCTTCAACCTTCTGCCCTTCGGTAAAATAGACTTTCATTAACTGGCCATCGACGCGGCTGGTCACCGTTACCGAGGCATTCGGCGTTACCGTACCCAGCGCGTTGAGGTACACCGGCACATCCGCCTGGGTGGCGCTTCCGGCATGAACCAGCGTGCTTGCGCCGCCCATCATCATACCGGCCCCCGGACCGCCAGGTCCGCCCGGCCGCCCCATACCGTTCTGCCCGCTCTGTCCGTGCGGCCACAAACGCCAGACCACGCCGGCGATAATTAACACTAATACGACAAGTAACAGGAGTTTCAACAGTCGGGAACGCGATGGCTTTGTCATGAAAATCTTAATCGTAGTTAAGGGCGGATGCCTCTCCCGCAAGGCGGGAAAGAAAAGTGACTGGAGCTATTATCGTCAACTATGTTGGCGACTTCCATGTTTTAACCGTAATAGTTTCGTTAAGATTGTTCAGGATTCTAAGCTGCGGGAACTTTAAGAAGGGAACTTACTCCACTTGGCTCTTACTTACTGCATACATAACAGATCAGTAATGGAACAATTTTAATATGGATAAGATACCCGGCTATTCAGCAAACGCCTCATGGACGCACGCTTATGGAAATACCCCATCCGCCGCCAGTTCATCTTCGAATATACGAGCAACGGCCTCCGCTTCTCAATGTTTGGGGTTATTTGAGCGGATCGGTGAACTAACACAGCAAATAGCCAACAGAACCCGGTTATCGACCACAGGCTACCAAATTGCGATGGAGCGAATAAATAATTCCCACAGGCTGGATGCCAACACTCTGATGACAATGCGCAGAGCCGAGCAATATACACAGGCGGCCAAGCGGGCCTACCCGACAGAAACGCTAAAACAACTGGCGACGTTGCAACAACAATATATCTACCGCACCGCCGGCGATGAACTGCGGGGCGCAATTGAAATGTCGCCGGAACAGCTCACCGATTGTCTGCAAAAATGCCGCGAACACGGATTTTCCAATTGTGATATGCAGGCTCTCGAAGTCGGGCTGCACTTACGATATGGTTTAGGTTTGACTGACTTCAGCATCGTCAGCAACCACAAACTCAGTCATAACTATGTGGTTCTCCCCCCAAGCGATACTTTCCCCAAAGGAGCGATCGTCGATTCCTGGACCGGACAAGGAGTTGTGGAATTAAATATGAAAAATAAACTGAAGTTTATGCATCATGAGGGAAATTATCATGTTAATGAAAATATGCATAACTGGATAGAAAATGACGGCTCCCGCTATGTGCTTTCGTAATAAATTTCGTTTAATAACGGTATTTTTAGTCAGTTTGCCAGCTTAATCGGCAAGATAGCCAACGCCTCTGAGCCGTTCTATTTCCTGCGGATTGGCATAAACCATGCCGGTCGCCAGAATATGATAGCCATATTTTTTATAGAAGCCGATTTTATCCGGCACCGAATAGATAAAGGTTTTCCCATATTGGGATAACGTCGTCATAATCTCGCGCATCAATAGATTGCCATACCCCCGGCCTTGAAATTCGGGCGATATCGCCACGTCCGCCAGATAGGATGCGTAGGTTAAATCGCTGATGGCGCGAGCGGCGGCGATTATTTTATTATCGGCATAGCCAAGCCAATAAAATTGGCTGTTTTGATACGCCTGTTTTAATTTAACCGCGTCTCTGTCGCCCAAGCCGGCGCGGCGCAACAGGGCGGCCAGCGCCTGCCACTCAATGTCGGGCGCATCACTTTTTTTAACGATTAGCATACTCATCTTCCACGTTATCCCCGATTATATTATATTTAATTAGAATACAATCATCGTGTTAATACCAACACATTCACTGGAGGGCGGTATGTTAACGGTTTGGGGAAGACGTTCTTCGTCAAATGTTCAGGCACTAATGTGGTGTATCGGCGAGCTAAGTCTGCCCTATCATCGTCATGATGCCGGTCATATTTACGGCGGCACCAATACGCCGGAGTTTCTGGCGATGAATCCGAATGGTACGATCCCGGTACTGAAAGATGGGGACGAAGAAGCGCTATGGGAAACCGGCGCGATTCTCCGCTACCTGGCAAATCGTTATGGACCAGAGGCATTCTGGCCAAAAGATTTGTCTGCACGCACTAACGTCGACAAATGGGCCGAGTGGTCCAAGCTCAATATCGCGTTGATGTTTACCGCGCCGATTTTCTGGCGTGTCGTGCGTACGCCGGAAAACGAACGCGATGATGATGCGATCGAAAAAGCGCTGGCGGCATTCTCCGCCAAACTTAAAATCGCAGAAGAGAGACTGTCGGCGCATGACTATCTGGCCGGCCCGGATTTCACTCTGGCGGATATCCAGTTCGGCCACGTCCTCTACCGTTATTACGATATCGCTATTCAACGCCCCGCGTTTCCAGCCGTCAGAAGCTACTACCAACGGCTGACGGAGCGCCCCGCATTCAAAGAGCATGTGATGGTTTCCTACGACGAGCTGCGGGCTTGATCAATGCCGGCGGTAAAACCCGACGCGCGCTGATGGCTAGATCAGCGCGCGTTTTTTCAGTATCGGTCAGGATACGCCGCGCCATGCAAAGATACGGCGTTATTACCCCGCTGAAATGTTTATTTACCCGCCAGTTCGGTGGTTCGTTTCACCGCCGCCAGCACGCTGCGCTGTAAACCGGCGGCAAAATCGCTGTTGTTCAACGCATACAGCCCATTCATGCCCACCCCGGCCGGCGAGTTGTTGATATCCATCAACTGACGCGGATGCTTGCCGCTGATATTAAGCATCGCCACCGCGCCCACCAGGTTTTCATAGGCGATCTGAGTCGCCTGCGCCCGCGGCATCCCGGCCAGCACGCCGGCGTCAATCAGCGATTCGAGGAAGTAGTACACGTAATTCGGGCCGGCCACGCCGTAACCGGTGAAAATATCCAGCAGCCGCTCTTCCACCAGCATCACTTTCCCGAAACTTTCCAGAAACGCCCGCAGCGGCGCTTCCTCAACATAGGCGTTCAACGCCGCGCCGCTGTAGCCATAGCCGGTATCGGTCAGCGTATTCGGGATCACTCGGGCGATAGGCCGCGCGTCGCCCAGTTGTTCGGTCAAGGTGGCGATCGTCACGCCGGCGATAATGGAAATCACCGTCGCCTGCGGCGACGCATGCTGGCGGATGCGGGCGGACACCGACGCGATATCGTCCTGCGGCCGCACGCCCATTACAATATAGTCGGCCACCGCCAGCGCCTCCTCGCCGCGCTGGCGGGACGTCAGCTGGTAGCGCTCTTCCAGCGTGGCGATCCTGGCGGCGTCAATATCATCCAGGGTAACGGCGTCACGCGATAGTTTACCGCCGTTCAGCGCCGCCCGAATAATGGCTTCCGCCATCTGCCCCGCCCCAATAAAGTGAATCTGACTCATGATCTGGCCTCCGGATACTCAGCGTTCGACGTCAACAAATTCAAGGATAATGTTACCTGCCGTTTCCGGCGCCACGCGCACTCGTCCGGCGGCATCATGATGGCTGACCTGATTGGTCGTCAGGATATCGCGCAGCGCGCGGCCGTCCCGCGTGCCCAGCGTCAGGGCGATGGCATGAGGTTTGGTGTTAACCGAAACCGGCAGCGCCACGCCCGCGAAGTGCTCTTCCGCCTGCGCCGGGGTCATCGCCCGCAGCAGACCGGAGCCGGTATCCGCCGTCAGCACGCCGTCCCTCCACGTCGCCCGCTCGCCGTAAGCGTTGCGCCAGCGGGATTCCAGCACGTTCATTTCGTCTTGCCGCGCCATGTAGGTCACCGCTTCAATGCCGGTCGCGCCATTCGGGTGATGACGCCACGCGTCCACCCAGATCAGATCGGGACGGAACTGCTGACAGATAAAGCTGGACGCTTCCGGATAGCGGGGATCGATCAGTAAACCGATAGAAACCACCACCTCATCCAGTTGGCCGTTATCCATGATGATTTCACGGCGGAAATCGATCACGCCCTGATGCTGTTCAAAGCGTTTAATCAACTCCGCGTAATCCCCGCGCGCATCTTTGCTGTGCAGCGCAATCAGGGAGATACCGTCCTCGCCGCGCTCCAGAAATGACCCCATCTGACGGCCGAAGCAGAAGCCGTTGACCGCATTGGCGCCGAATTTACTGGCGTCGTTCACCCCGATAAGCTCGATGAAATTATCTTCAAACATCATAAAGCTGGTGACGGTTCCCCACGGATGATAGCTGATGGGCGATGGCGAAAATCCCATCCGGCGGTAGTTTTCAAAGGACTGCTCATAATGATTGACCGTCACCAATACATGATCGAGACTTAACGTCGCTTTCTGATTAATATTCATTTTCGTATTCCTTTTCCTGAAAAGAAGTCAGGGAATAAAACCTAAAAAAATGCATACCCGGAATAATGCGAGCCGCAGGGAAACGGCCACGAAAAATTATCGGATATAAATAAGACAATGCGATAAAATAGCCGAGTAACGGCAACTATCCCGGCGGCAATATTATTTACGGCGCTGATGATTACCGGTTATTTCGCTCAAGTTAATTTGCCGAAATAAATACGCGCCAGGCCTTCTTTCGTCACCGCCACCGCATGCTCCGCGCTCAATGAAACATGCTTTTCCATTAATAAAACCCCTCTCTCCACGTCACGCTGGCGCAACGCCTCAATAATGCCGATATGTTCGTCATAGGCATTGTTACGACGGCTGGGCGTTTCCAAATCGATGCGGCGGAAAAAACGAATCAGGGAATTCAGGCTGTCGAGTGTGTCATACAACCGCCCATTACGGGCGATACGGGCGATCGACATATGAAAGGCTTCATCATCCTCCGCGACTTTGGTCCAGTCCGTGATGGTATCCGGATCGGGCAAATCGCGGCAGCTCTGCTCCCAGATTTCCGCCGTCTGATTGATATCTTCATCGCTGGCGCGCAGACAGGCGAAGCGGAACGCCGCCTGTTCAATCACCGCCCGCATTTCATAAAGCTCATGCAC
This window encodes:
- a CDS encoding glutathione S-transferase family protein; translation: MLTVWGRRSSSNVQALMWCIGELSLPYHRHDAGHIYGGTNTPEFLAMNPNGTIPVLKDGDEEALWETGAILRYLANRYGPEAFWPKDLSARTNVDKWAEWSKLNIALMFTAPIFWRVVRTPENERDDDAIEKALAAFSAKLKIAEERLSAHDYLAGPDFTLADIQFGHVLYRYYDIAIQRPAFPAVRSYYQRLTERPAFKEHVMVSYDELRA
- a CDS encoding VOC family protein; the encoded protein is MNINQKATLSLDHVLVTVNHYEQSFENYRRMGFSPSPISYHPWGTVTSFMMFEDNFIELIGVNDASKFGANAVNGFCFGRQMGSFLERGEDGISLIALHSKDARGDYAELIKRFEQHQGVIDFRREIIMDNGQLDEVVVSIGLLIDPRYPEASSFICQQFRPDLIWVDAWRHHPNGATGIEAVTYMARQDEMNVLESRWRNAYGERATWRDGVLTADTGSGLLRAMTPAQAEEHFAGVALPVSVNTKPHAIALTLGTRDGRALRDILTTNQVSHHDAAGRVRVAPETAGNIILEFVDVER
- a CDS encoding GNAT family N-acetyltransferase — its product is MLIVKKSDAPDIEWQALAALLRRAGLGDRDAVKLKQAYQNSQFYWLGYADNKIIAAARAISDLTYASYLADVAISPEFQGRGYGNLLMREIMTTLSQYGKTFIYSVPDKIGFYKKYGYHILATGMVYANPQEIERLRGVGYLAD
- a CDS encoding MdtA/MuxA family multidrug efflux RND transporter periplasmic adaptor subunit produces the protein MTKPSRSRLLKLLLLVVLVLIIAGVVWRLWPHGQSGQNGMGRPGGPGGPGAGMMMGGASTLVHAGSATQADVPVYLNALGTVTPNASVTVTSRVDGQLMKVYFTEGQKVEAGQLLAQIDPRSYQATLAQYQAELSENQALLKSAQLTLERYKKLFAQDSLSRQDLDTQIATVGQYSGAIKADEAQIAAAKLNLEYARITAPISGRVGLRLVDAGNMVTSSDTTGIVTITQTQPAAVTFSVPQSNIPVLLKALHNGQSMPVSAFDQDNKTILAEGKAQFISNSIDTSTGTVQLKALFDNEDEALYANQFVNVRLQIGLLSQATVIPSQALQLSSDGSFVFVINQDNTVTRKVVETGPSFGEDQRAIISGVAPGDRVVTEGVDRLANGSKVSVVTAEQEQTGAASGSAKAQ
- a CDS encoding pyrroline-5-carboxylate reductase family protein, which translates into the protein MSQIHFIGAGQMAEAIIRAALNGGKLSRDAVTLDDIDAARIATLEERYQLTSRQRGEEALAVADYIVMGVRPQDDIASVSARIRQHASPQATVISIIAGVTIATLTEQLGDARPIARVIPNTLTDTGYGYSGAALNAYVEEAPLRAFLESFGKVMLVEERLLDIFTGYGVAGPNYVYYFLESLIDAGVLAGMPRAQATQIAYENLVGAVAMLNISGKHPRQLMDINNSPAGVGMNGLYALNNSDFAAGLQRSVLAAVKRTTELAGK
- a CDS encoding GntR family transcriptional regulator; its protein translation is MSQKTVRSADSVEKVYEVVKSLAVDYHFRPGERINEVELASRLGVSRTPVREALNRLAQDGFMSFVPNRGFYSRDITPEGVHELYEMRAVIEQAAFRFACLRASDEDINQTAEIWEQSCRDLPDPDTITDWTKVAEDDEAFHMSIARIARNGRLYDTLDSLNSLIRFFRRIDLETPSRRNNAYDEHIGIIEALRQRDVERGVLLMEKHVSLSAEHAVAVTKEGLARIYFGKLT